A portion of the Limanda limanda chromosome 3, fLimLim1.1, whole genome shotgun sequence genome contains these proteins:
- the crybgx gene encoding crystallin beta gamma X gives MNIFTKVPGLAQQTSKLGSVLQRAFYGSSGRVTLFEQRNFAGRRLDLSSDCARISDKNFPERCNSVQVESGAWIGYEHENFRGRQYLWDMSDRGEYNCYDKWCAQVDHVSSVRSVKQDTNPAKAHLFERAGYSGKKMEIQDDIPNLMSRYSLNRVASIRVLGGAWVVYQEPNYRGPHYILEKRDYNNFSDWGSQNNTVGSMRRVRFT, from the exons CAAGCTGGGGTCTGTGCTCCAACGCGCCTTCTACGGGTCCAGTGGGCGG GTGACCCTCTTCGAGCAGAGGAACTTCGCCGGCCGGAGACTGGACCTGAGTTCCGACTGCGCCCGAATCAGCGACAAGAACTTCCCTGAGAGATGCAACTCTGTGCAGGTGGAGAGCGGAGC CTGGATCGGTTATGAGCATGAGAACTTCCGGGGCCGTCAGTACCTGTGGGACATGTCTGACCGAGGAGAGTACAACTGCTACGACAAGTGGTGCGCTCAGGTGGACCACGTGTCCTCGGTGCGCTCCGTCAAACAG GACACCAACCCGGCCAAGGCTCATCTGTTTGAGCGAGCTGGTTACTCCGGTAAGAAGATGGAGATCCAGGACGACATCCCCAACCTGATGAGCCGCTACAGCCTGAACCGAGTCGCCTCCATCCGCGTCCTGGGAGGAGC gTGGGTGGTGTACCAGGAGCCTAACTACAGAGGGCCTCACTACATCCTGGAGAAACGTGATTACAACAACTTCTCTGACTGGGGAAGCCAGAACAACACGGTGGGCTCCATGCGCCGCGTCCGCTTCACCTGA